The Salinigranum rubrum genome contains the following window.
ATGCGCTCGCATGTCTTCTTCGTCGATGTAGACTTCCACCGAAAGTTGCGGGCCGTTCTCTCGGCGAACGTGACCGATCTCTCGATGCTCGATTTGAACTCATCTACCTTCCCCGGTTCAATCTCGAACGTCGAGAGTTGCATTATGCGTTCTGTCATGGGAGCGTTCGGTTCATACGTACCGTGTGGAATTTAGTACTCCGGAGTAGGTGTGGAACGGTGGGCGTCGTAGAATCGCCAAATAGAAATTCAACGATCGACGTGTCTTTTCAGTAATTCAGATCGAGGAGAATCCGGCAACTGTACCCTCTCTAGAGACTATTCACTCTCCCGGGATCCAGCTGGTGGCTATCCGGAGTACGGTGTTTACAGCCGCATAGACACCACCGATCCATGTTCATCCAACTAGATCGAACAACGATACTTGATTAGAATGGCTTCTCAAGGAACTGTTTAATAATTCGGCCTTCTGCCCGGTGCAGAACGCCGCTTGCCGCCGATTGATTGATCCCGAACGTATCTGCAAGCTCGACGAGCGTACAGCCGCGAGGACTGTCGTAATAACCACGTTCGACCGCTTCGGTGATGACCTCCCGCTGCCGCTGGGTCAGAAGTCCGTTCGAATCGTATGAGTGGGTAAGCGACACGAGCTGATACGGGATGTCAGCCTCCGCTAACTCGGTGGTGAACTCACCCAACTGCTCCAGTGCGGCAGTTAGCTCGATGGACAACCACCCATCCCGGAAAATGACGGAAATCGAGGTAGACTCGCTGTCTCGCTAAGCACCTCGTACAACTCCGGCCGAGCGGCCACGTACTGGATTTGCACCATCCCCTCGTCGGAATGGACCACCTCGGAAGACCGTACTTCTGGTGTGTCGCCGATCCGACGGGCGATAGCGTCCCCGTTCGGCGTCATTATTTCGAGAAGGCCGAGCATGCCATTGTCCACGGGATGACTCGACAGGATCCTGAACTCGGCCTCCGGGAAGTCGGTCGAAAGGTCAGTCAGCCAAACGTCGGTCGCCGTAGCATTTAGCTTCAGGTGTGCGCGAGGCATTTACGCTGGAGATGGCTGACGAGTGCCTTAACAGACTCGCGGGTGTCTTAATAGAGTGAACGTATTCACGCGTGAATCCACGGTCGCGCCTCCCGAAGCGGAACCATGCCTCCCATGGCATCTACGATCGAAACGGACCCGCTGACGCACGTGCCAAATACCGCTGCGGAGGAGGGTACTGCATGACCCTTCAGTACACAAGGTATACGGCCCTGTACGTGTCGGACCAGGATCGCGCCCTCGATTTCTACGAAAAGCTGGGTCTGGAGAAGCGCGACGATATGAGCGGGCCCTTTGGGCGCTGGCTGACCGTTGCCCCACCAGGCGACCGGCATGAAATCCTACTCTGGCCCGGCACGCCCAGAGGCCGGAGTCAGCGACCGAGGAGTTCCGTCCCGGACTCGTCTTTCTCGAATACGACGATCTTCGCAAGGACGTCGAGCGCATGCGGTCCGAGGGGGTCAAGTTCGACGGAGAGGCGCCAATCGCGTACGAGTTTGGCCTGCGCGCTGAGACATCCGACCCGGATGGAAACCACATCGCACTGCGACAGGACCATAATGAGTAAATGCCACCCTGTAGATTGCGCCCGGTGCAGGCATCTTTGAATCACGCACGTGGTATCCGGCAGATATCGAGTAGATAGTTACCCGAGTATACCTCGTTCCTCTGTAGAAACGATTCATTTTCCAGTGGGCTCTGGGATGGCCCAACCGATTATGTCATTCGTTCAAATAATCTCGCATTACGGTCCGGAAGGAAGAACCCACTAGAAACCTTACCTATCTTTCCTTCCAGGCGAGAAGAAATCGGCTCGGGAAGTCGAAC
Protein-coding sequences here:
- a CDS encoding helix-turn-helix domain-containing protein, which encodes MSIELTAALEQLGEFTTELAEADIPYQLVSLTHSYDSNGLLTQRQREVITEAVERGYYDSPRGCTLVELADTFGINQSAASGVLHRAEGRIIKQFLEKPF